One segment of Dromaius novaehollandiae isolate bDroNov1 chromosome Z, bDroNov1.hap1, whole genome shotgun sequence DNA contains the following:
- the LOC135325013 gene encoding asparagine--tRNA ligase, cytoplasmic yields MAGEGIGRTAALAMEELYVSEQEGSDSTGDGTQKKPFKTVLKALMTAGKEPFPTIYVDSQKENERWSIISKSQMKNVKKLWHREQMKNEAKEKKEAEDLLRREKNLEEAKKVVIKNDPSLPEPKCVKIGALEAYRGQRVKIFGWIHRLRRQGKNLMFIVLRDGTGFLQCVLSDELCQCYNGLLLSTESSVAVYGVLTLVPEGKQAPGGHELNCDYWELIGLAPAGGADNLLNEDSEVDVQLNNRHMMIRGENMSKIFKVRSMVVQVFRDHFFANGYYEVTPPTLVQTQVEGGSTLFKLDYFGEEAYLTQSSQLYLETCLPALGDVFCIAQSYRAEQSRTRRHLAEYTHIEAECPFISFEELLDRLENLVCDVVDRVLKSPAASLLHDLNPGFQPPKRPFRRMNYTDAIAWLKEHDVKKEDGTYYEFGDDIPEAPERLMTDTINEPILLCRFPAEIKSFYMPRCSEDSRLTESVDVLMPNVGEIVGGSMRIWDSEELIEGYKREGIDPTPYYWYTDQRKYGTCPHGGYGLGLERFLTWILNRHHIRDVCLYPRFVQRCKP; encoded by the exons atggCGGGCGAAGGCATCGGCAGGACGGCGGCGCTCGCCATGG AAGAGCTGTACGTCTCTGAACAAGAGGGCAGTGATTCCACTGGTGATGGGACACAAAAGAAACCattcaaaactgttttaaag GCTCTAATGACAGCAGGAAAGGAACCGTTTCCTACTATTTATGTGGATTcgcaaaaagaaaatgag AGATGGAGCATTATTTCAAAGTCACAGATGAAGAATGTCAAAAAACTATGGCACAGGGAACAAATGAAGAATGAGGctaaggagaagaaagag GCAGAAGATCTCTTGAGAAGAGAGAAGAACCTAGAGGAAGCTAAGAAGGTTGTTATCAAGAATGATCCTAGTCTTCCAGAGCCAAAATGT GTAAAGATTGGTGCTCTGGAGGCTTACAGAGGGCAAAGAGTGAAGATTTTTGGCTGGATTCACAGATTACGTAGGCAAG GAAAAAATTTGATGTTCATTGTTTTGAGAGACGGCACAGGATTTCTACAGTGTGTCCTTTCAGATGAACTG TGTCAGTGTTACAATGGGCTACTTCTGTCTACGGAGAGCAGTGTTGCCGTGTATGGTGTGCTGACCCTTGTTCCCGAAGGCAAGCAG GCTCCAGGAGGCCACGAGCTGAACTGCGACTACTGGGAGCTTATCGGTCTGGCCCCGGCAGGAGGGGCTGACAACCTACTCAATGAGGATTCAGAGGTTGACGTGCAGCTTAACAACAGGCATATGATGATTCGTGGCGAGAATATGTCAAAAATCTTCAAGGTGCGCTCCATGGTAGTACAGGTCTTCAGGGATCACTTCTTTGCCAATGGATACTATGAA GTTACACCACCAACTTTAGTCCAAACACAGGTTGAAGGAGGCTCGACCCTATTCAAGCTGGATTATTTTGGTGAAGAGGCGTACTTGACACAATCCTCCCAGCTCTACCTGGAGACCTGCCTTCCGGCATTGGGAGATGTTTTTTGTATCGCTCAGTCATACAGAGCTGAGCAATCCAGGACGCGCAGACACTTGGCAGA ATACACTCACATTGAAGCTGAATGCCCTTTTATAAGTTTTGAGGAGTTGTTGGACCGTCTGGAGAACTTGGTCTGTGATGTAGTGGACAGAGTCTTGAAATCACCTGCAGCAAGCTTACTGCATGACCTAAACCCG GGCTTCCAGCCCCCTAAACGTCCGTTCCGACGGATGAACTATACTGATGCCATTGCATGGTTAAAGGAACACGATGTGAAGAAGGAAGATGGCACTTACTACGAGTTTGGAGAT GATATTCCTGAAGCTCCTGAGAGACTAATGACAGACACCATTAATGAGCCAATCCTGTTGTGTCGATTTCCTGCAGAGATAAAGTCCTTTTATATGCCGCGCTGTTCTGAGGATTCCCGGCTTACAGAATCT GTCGATGTGTTGATGCCGAATGTTGGTGAGATTGTTGGAGGCTCTATGCGTATCTGGGACAGTGAGGAGCTAATAGAAGGCTACAAGAGAGAGGGCATCGATCCCACACCGTACTACTGGTACACCGACCAG AGGAAATACGGTACCTGCCCTCATGGTGGATATGGTTTGGGGTTGGAACGATTCCTGACCTGGATCCTGAACAGGCACCATATCAGAGATGTCTGTCTCTATCCTCGCTTCGTCCAGCGCTGCAAACCATAG